The Novosphingobium terrae genome segment CGCCGAATAGACGATGGCCGTCTTGTCGATGATGGTGGTGTTGGTGGCGTCCATCAGATTGATGCAGCTGACCGGTTTGCCCGCCACGCGGTTGCCCAGCATTTTGGTGAGCTGCTGCTCGCCCGTCAGCTGTTCGCGGGCCGAGGCGGGCTGGGCCAGCAGCAAGGCGCCTGCCGAGCAGGCCATCAATGCGCGGGCGAAAGTTGAGCGGTTCATGGTTTTGTGACCTTTCAAAACGGCGGGGGGAGACCGCATTCAAGGCCGGGGCGGGTCGCCGTCTCGGTCGTGTTTCTTTTCCGCCTTTGTGCCTACACCGTCAATGCTGAATGAGGGCTGAAAAGGCGCGGATTTACGCGTTTCCGCCGCCCGCCTCAGGCGGTGCCGCCCGCCTCAGGCGGTGCCGCCCACCGTCAGCGCCTCGACCAGCACGGTGGGCTGGCCCACGCCCGCCGCCACCGACTGGCCGCCCTTGCCGCACAGGCCAATGCCCTCGTCCAGCTCCATATCATTGCCCAGACCCAGCACGCGGGTCAGCACCGAGGGGCCGTCGCCGATCAGCGTGGCGCCCTTGATCGGCGCGCCCAGCTTGCCGTTCTCGACGCGATAGGCCTCGGTGCAGGAGAAGACGAATTTGCCGCTGGTGATGTCGACCTGACCGCCGCCGAAGCTCTTGGCGAAGATGCCGTTCTTCACGCGGCTCAGCAGTTCGGCGGGATCGTCATTGCCCGCGCGCATATAGGTGTTGGTCATGCGGGGCATGGGGGCATGGGCGAAGCTTTCGCGGCGACCGTTGCCGGTGGGTTCCATGCCCATCAGCCGGGCGCTGAGGCGGTCATGGATATAGCCCTTGAGGATGCCGTCCTCGATCAGCACATTTTCCTGAGTCGGCGTGCCCTCGTCATCGATGGAGAGCGAGCCACGACGGGCATGGATCGAGCCATCGTCCACCACGGTGACGCCCGGTGCGGCGACACGCTCGCCGATGCGGCCCGAGAAGGCGCTGGTGCCCTTGCGGTTGAAATCGCCCTCCAGCCCGTGGCCCACGGCCTCATGCAGCAAGATGCCGGGCCAGCCGGGGGCCAGCAGCACCTGCATCTCGCCAGCGGGGGCGGCGACGGCCTCCAGATTGACCAGCGCCTGACGCAGTGCATCGTCGATGCC includes the following:
- the tldD gene encoding metalloprotease TldD, with product MTSSADPRSLLYRSGQLSPEEARKLARQTLSACDDGELFLQFVASESFTFDDGRLKTADYSRNAGFGLRGVSGEMTGFAHANEISAAAIARAGETLSLLDPAKGPLAAPPARTNRHLYTDASPLDGIDFARKVALLETIDAAARARDPRVAQVTAHLTASWSVVEIVRPDAEPITDIRPLVRLNISIVAEQNGRRESGSFGMGGRYLYDDLFDPAVWNRGIDDALRQALVNLEAVAAPAGEMQVLLAPGWPGILLHEAVGHGLEGDFNRKGTSAFSGRIGERVAAPGVTVVDDGSIHARRGSLSIDDEGTPTQENVLIEDGILKGYIHDRLSARLMGMEPTGNGRRESFAHAPMPRMTNTYMRAGNDDPAELLSRVKNGIFAKSFGGGQVDITSGKFVFSCTEAYRVENGKLGAPIKGATLIGDGPSVLTRVLGLGNDMELDEGIGLCGKGGQSVAAGVGQPTVLVEALTVGGTA